The DNA segment GTATGTAGTGGTATGTATGTACTATCCAACGAGTTCATCAGCAGTCGGCAGTTTTAGTTtattctactttttttttctccgtgacACGATTCGGATTTTGACTGAATTGTAATCAACATAATATCGCAATTTGTTTATCGAGGAAGTCGACAAATTTTATGCTAAATAATGATGGATTATTTGTGTACAAAACTCGCAGCCAAATGATTGTTAAATGATTTATTAAACTCACCACGACACAGCACAGCACTGACGACATGCCGCCATATTGAATGTCAACACTTGGGGATGCTCATGTTCGTACTACTTGGCAATGTACGGGTGAGAGGGTGGATCGGTGTACGGATACGATTTTTCATTGGCGGTGGCGTATTACATCAAATGGGAGGGATATTTGAATCCTCATTTGGTTTGAGGAGGAGCTCATGTCTTTCCTTCAGTCCGTTTCCAGGCTATTCTTTATCCTTTCCCCAACAGTGTTTCTCTAAAAAAATGTGTCTCCCTATTCTAATCGATAACTGAAAGTACACTAATCGCGGATGACAGAAAGTGACGAAGGAGAACATCAAGTCGGTCTACAAAAATGGCAAAACTCATTAGAGAAAAGGAGATTCCCGGATGAGGAGGTTAGGAGGAAGGTCCTGGAGAATAGCAGTACAACTTTGGTTCCAGCAGTGGAGACGACAAGGTTAGACCCTTCATAATCGTTTTTGGAATGTGAATGACTGATTTCTTTAGACAAACAGCGATACGCAAGGGAAATTGTCATGAAATGCGTTATCTCGATGCATCGTAACGTGAGAATTCAATAggaaatagtaaaaaaaacatGTGTTAGTTCTTCTCACGGAGCCTGAAGTCACATTTATCCAGGATAACGAAGACTCGATGCCTTGTGCATAAGGGCACAAAACCCTGAACTATCGAATACCTTAATTTTGAACTTTATcagataataattgaaaattcactgcGTTCGAGACCAAATAATAAGTCAAATTGTGTGAGTGGGGCAAAATAAACCAGTAAAAAACTACTGGAGATTAAATCTGCCTTATCGATTACAGTCCCCATAATTTTAACCTAGAAATCGTATTTGTCGGCTGATTTCGTCGGTAACAGTCTGACAATTCTTCTTTGCCAACCCaaaactgttttttttccacaaaatgaaatgaagaattaaatattttacaaatttGAACTTCAAAGGGATAGAATATATAGAAACACATTGCAATATATCAGTGAAGCTTCTCATTTTTTCGGACAATGAAATTGTAGTAGGACAGTTTGATACTCCTACAGTGATTATTAACATTCATACTATAAAactcatatctccaaccggaaGTTCTCCGCGAGATGATTGCTCTCTCACCAGGTCTCCACTTACGCATGCTGGCATGGAATCAATTCCCACCTTGATAACACTTCATAAACAAGAAAGggtaattcaaaaaattatctagaaaataattttttatttcctttcaGCCAACTGTTACAAACGTAAAATACCATCACGATTCTCAATAAGGCAATCCTGATAATTCCATTGCGAGAAAAACATGAactttacaataaaaatagcGACATTAATCAGTTATACAAGACGAAAGCACAATGCAAAGATGGCCCTGAGTAATATTCACTCGTTTCACGATCATTTATTACTCTTCATCCTGCTGTACAATTATCAACGTTTTCACATTTATCTCTGAACTACCAATGCAACACGCCACTTTTTCAGTACACCGATTTATCGTGGAAGTTGGAATAGAATACTCTCCAATACAATCATCTGTAAAAAgtaaattgtcaaaaaatgcGATAAATAATTCTTCATATCTCGAACAGGAGTAATCTTCATCTTCTTTTATacgattaattttatattctttcCAATCACTAGAGTGCACTTGCTGCAATCACAAAATCCTTGTAGTTCCATACCATTATTTACGAaatactttgaaaaaatttaattcaagaaTCACATCTAGATATCAAGGACAATAATCCCGAGCATATTTTAAGCATTGTGTTTgcttttttatcattttgtggtgatggaaaaaatgtaaagcaaattataaaaagtatatcattttgaaaaaacgcTGTACACTGGCGAGGGTATATCAAGTACGAAGGTACAACAATTCGTACATAAACTTAATGTAAATACACTTTTATAAATTCTGTTGCATTCTTCTGGTATTTTGTTACTTCGTTTTTTGGagtgtttttattaattctcaTGCTGGCCGATGTAGGAATTGCAGGCCGGGCAGTAATGTTTCTTGGCGAGGCAAGAGTCCATGCAATAGGGACATGGAGCACATGGCCAACATCtgtggagaggaaaaaaaaactcgattaaTTACGCGGAGATAAAACTTTCAATTAATGGAACGGGTCAAACGCTGTCGAGGGCCAATTTCAAGCGTATTTTTCGCAGACCTTAATTACGTTTCCCTGAAAATGgtctgaatgaaaatttctctcaaaaaTATCCACTTGAATGACTCCCACTGTCTTTCATTGATAGAATATACGTaatactaattaattaattgaagaatCTTAATTAGTCTCGGTTTGCCATGAAAAATGACTCATGTGTAAACCACACTGTGGTTAGCGGTCGGAAATAGTAAAATTTCTGCATTTGCGAAGCTCCCGTTTCGAGGAAGAAAACGAAAATTGAACCGATCAAATTCAAATCTGAGTCATTCCATATCCATTTTCAGTCCACATGCATTTCCAATTATCAGTCTGATAGTGGGTGACTCAGATATAAAAAAACGGGTACGATAACGTTTGCCGCTGCTCGCAAATGACTCATAAGACGAACCATCAGCAGATTAGGTCGCATTCTTGACGTCAAACGATTCGACGTCTATGAGATTGAGTTATTGAATAACCGAGAAATATTCTGGTCTCACACTCGTGAATATCctggaaatatatattttcttacTCACCCAATTAAACAGAGAAGAAGTGCGAACAAATGAGTTTTAGTATTCGACTCGCTCTCGACTCGCGTGGAAATGTCAGCATGACAATGAGGACATGCCATCCTTTGGGACTCGGGGCCTAGAGCGACGTGCTGAACCATTATGACTGCTGCAATAACAAGAAACAGGAAATTCAAAACATATTGATCGAGCGATTGATCTTCTTCATCTGGGAATAAAAACCTTCACCAGAAGAGTTATAAAACCGTCAGAAGAAGTGAagcaaaattgatattttcacgactattaaataaaataaatgattcatgttttttattttattaaaggGAAATGTTGTAAAGTGagatttgagaaaaaaatcgtatttttcatgCGTTTTCTACGTGTAAGAATGTAAAAATAGCTATTGGTATAAAACCCATGAAAACTTATGGTGAGTGACTGGGATTAGTGTTAGTAGTCTGGTAGCACCTGGTGCAGGCGCAGCGGCGTGTGGTGGTCCAGCTGTATATGGCGGAGGTGGAACGAATCCTGGTGGTGGCGCTTGTTTGTTTTCCATGGCAATTAATTA comes from the Diachasmimorpha longicaudata isolate KC_UGA_2023 chromosome 11, iyDiaLong2, whole genome shotgun sequence genome and includes:
- the LOC135167686 gene encoding lipopolysaccharide-induced tumor necrosis factor-alpha factor homolog isoform X1 — its product is MENKQAPPPGFVPPPPYTAGPPHAAAPAPAVIMVQHVALGPESQRMACPHCHADISTRVESESNTKTHLFALLLCLIGCWPCAPCPYCMDSCLAKKHYCPACNSYIGQHEN
- the LOC135167686 gene encoding lipopolysaccharide-induced tumor necrosis factor-alpha factor homolog isoform X2 — its product is MENKQAPPPGFVPPPPYTAGPPHAAAPAPVIMVQHVALGPESQRMACPHCHADISTRVESESNTKTHLFALLLCLIGCWPCAPCPYCMDSCLAKKHYCPACNSYIGQHEN